From the genome of Kiritimatiellia bacterium:
CTGGCGGATGTGCCACGATCCCCACTGCCTGGCGATCGGCGCGCTGAGCCAGACGGCGATTTTGTTAAACTCCGCCCGGCGGCTGTCGCCTTTCATGGAAAAAGTGTTGAACCTGGTCTGCATGGTGATTTGTTTGCCTTTGACGCCGAAGGAAGAGAAACCGTACCGGCTGGACATTTCTTTCAGCGACATGCAGGTTCGGGGGCTGACGTCGGAATACGCCTTGATTTTGGCGGGTTTAGCTGGTAGACTTCCGGCCAAAAGAACCGAAAGCAACAGGAAAAGAATGCCGGTAAAAACGGCTTTAGGTCTGAAATTATTGAAATCCGGCACTTTTTTCCCTTTTGTCTTGGCGCTTGACACGGTAAAAACCAAAATATAACCTTGCCTGCAAGTTAAAGAAAGGTTTTTTTATATGGAAGCATCGGAAGCGAATATTTCACGCCGCGCCCGCGAGTTGTTTGACAAGGGCCTTGTGGCCATGGAGCGAGATAATCTTCCGTACGCCATGGATATGTTCATGGCCGTCCTGGAAACGGAGCCGCGTTTTCTCAAATGCCGCAAGTTTCTGCGCGCCACCAGCATTAAATTCATGAATGAAAGCAAGAAGGGGGGAAAAGCCTTTCATATAACCGCAATCCTTTCCAACCTGCCGGCGCTGGTCCGCGGCAGAATGGCGCTGCGCGCCGGCGACGCCCTGCGCGCACTCGGCATTGCCGAGAAACTTCTGCGGCTGGACCCGCTGAACATGACGTTTGTCCGTCTCTTGTGCGATGCGGCCCGGAAAGCCGAAATACAGGAAGCGGCCATCCATACCCTGAACGTCATGCGCGAATATTATCAACAGGATATCGGCCTGCTTTACGAGCTTGGCAACCTCTACCTGGAAGTCAACCAGCCGGATGAAGCCCGCAAATGTTTTGAATCCATTACGGAGCTGCGGCCGAACGACGGTCGGGCTTTGCAGGCCCTGAAGAACGCGATGGCGCGCGACACCATGCTCAAGGGCGGCTGGGACGAGGCCGCGAAAGACGGCGGTTCGTATCGCTCCATTATCAAAGACGCCAAGGAAGCCGCCGTGCTGGAGGCCGATAACAAGGCCGTCCGGGATGAGCAGAACGTTGAATTGCTGATTCGGGACACGGAGGCCAAAGTGAAGCGCGAGCCCGACAATATCAACTACCGCCGCGCGCTCGCCAGGCTTTATGTTCAGATCAACCGTTTTGACGATGCGGTGCGGATGCTGGAGGAGGGCCGGCGGGCGGCCGGCTCCGATCCGCAGCTGGATCAGGCCCTGACGGACATCAAGCTGAAGCAATATGACGCGGAAATAGCCCAGTGCAAAGAAAACGGCGATGCGGCCGGAATGGCCGCAAAGGAAAAAGAAAAACGCGATTTCCATTTCAAGAGCGTGCAGACGCGCGTGGCGCGCTATCCCAACGACCTGCCGCTTCGTTTTGAATTCGGCCGGCTCCTTTATGAGAACGACCAGTATAACGAGGCAATTCAACACTTCCAGCTGGCGCAACGCAATCCCAAGTTTCATATCCAGACGCTTTATTATCTAGGCGTTTGTTTCCTGCGGAAAGAGCAGTTTGATCTTGCCAAGGAACAACTGGAAAAGGCGGCGGAAGGATTGACCGAAATGAATGACCTCAAAAAAGAGATATTTTACCAGTTGGGCGCTCTCCTGGAAAAAACCGGCGATTTTGAGCAGGCCGCCAACCGTTATTACAAGGAAATATATCAGGCGGATATCGGCTTCAGGGATGTTGCGGCCAAGATTGAACAGTCTTACCAGAAAAAATAGGATTCAGGGATCGGCGGTCAGGGGCCGGCGGACGCATGCATTTCTGCTCCTTGATTTCCGCTCTCTTTTTTTATGGGTTAACATGAAAACCATCGGCCTCTTGTCCCTGCTGGGAGGCGTGGCGCTTTTCAGCACGGTGGAGGTGGCCGCCAAGATAATCGGCCCGAACGTCCTCCCGTTTCAGATGGTCTTTCTCCGTTTCTTTTTCACCGGCGTCATTCTGCTGGCGCTTTCTCTGCCGTCATTTCTGAAAAGCGGCCTGGAATTGAAACCGAGAGATTTCGGTCTGTTTGCCGTTAACGGCGCCGTGGGAATTGCCGTATCCGTATCGCTCTTTCATCTGGCGATCCTGTTTTTTGAGAAGGCCGCCTCCTGCGCGGTGGTCTTCAGCGCCAATCCGATTTTTGTCATCATTCTCGCGCGTTTTGTCAACAATGAGCCGTGGAGTATTCCAAAATGGACGGCCCTGGCATTGGGCGCGGCGGGCATTGCCCTGTTTGCATGGGAATCAGGGGCGTTTACCATGCAGTCGCTGGCGGCCCTGGGCATTATGACCGTTTCGGCGGCCTTTTTCGCCTTGAGCATCTGCATCTCGCGCCGCCTCGTTCCCCGTTACGGAGTGTTTATACTGATGGGATTTTCAGCCTTGTTCGGCAGTCTTCTGGCCCTTCCGTTTGCGTTGGCCAGTTTTCTCCGGCATGGCGCCGGTGGGCTGATTGATGCCTGGCTGCCGGTGCTTTATCTCACGCTTGTTGGGACGACGCTTGCCTACGGCCTTTATTATTACGGTCTCCGGCATTGCACGGCCTTTCAGGCCGCCATGATGTTTTTCCTCAAGCCGGTTTTGGCCTCGGTCTTTGCGGCGGTCATTCTCCGCGAACATATAAATTCATTCATGGTCGGCGGCGGTTTCCTGATTATTTCCGGCCTGGCGGTTATGGTAAGCGGTTACCTGCTGACGCGCCGGGAAAAGGCATGAGCGTCAAGCAACATGAGGGTTAAACGGTCCGGGCGGATTCCAGGGCGATCACGATCAGTCGGGCGGCCGTGGCAAAGTCATCGTCCTTTCTGAAGAATCCCGATACGCCGAGGCCTTCGGCTTCCTCCATGTCCTTGCCGGTGCCGTAGGCCGTGATCATGATGACCGGCAGTTTTTTGTCTTTTTCCCTGATTTTGCCCAGGGTTTCCAGGCCGTTCATGCCGGGCATTTTCATGTCCAAACAGACTATAGACGGCCGTTCGCGTTCAATTTCAGCGAGGCCTTCCTCGCCGCTGGTCACGCCGGTTACCTGGTAGCCCTTGGCCTTGAGCCAGAATTCCATCGGCCGCCGGAAGCCGTCTTCGTCGTCAATCAGCAATATGCGTATGTCCTTGTTTTCCATTTTATTTTTCTCCTATGCGGGCAGGGTGAATGAGAAAGCGCTGCCCTTGCCGGGCTTGCTCTCAACCTGCATTTTGCCTCCATGGCGTTCCACGATTTCTTTGGCCAGCGGCAGGCCCAGGCCGGTGCCGTTCACGTTGTTGGCATGGCTTACGCCGATCTGTTCAAACTTGTTGAAAATCCGGTAAATGTTTTTCTGGGCGATGCCGACGCCGGTGTCGGTTACGGATACTTTAACCGGGTCGCCGGCGATAACTTTAATTGTGACTTCGCCTCCCGCCGGCGTGAATTTCAAGGCATTGCTCAGGAGATTGTTCAGCACCTGCGTGATTTTGTCGGGGTCCAGCTCAAGCTTCACCGGGCCGGGCGGCAGGTCCAGGCGGGAGGCGATATGTTTTTCCCCGAACCAGCCGGAAAAAGAGGCGGCCGTCTTGCGGACCAGTTCCGCGAGATCGGCGCGGATTTTTTTCAGCTCCATTTTGCCGGCTTCTATTTTTGATATATCCAGCAAATCATTGATCAGCCGCGTCAACCGTTCCACGTTTTCTCTCGCCAAAGTAAGGAATTCCTTCTGGCTGGGGTTGATTTCACCCGCGGTTTTGTCCAGGATAACCGTCAGATTTTTTTGAATGGCGGCGAGGGGCGAACGGAGTTCATGGGAGACATTGGCCACAAAGGCCGATTTCAACTGTTCCACTTCCTTCATCCTGGTAATATCGGAAAGCACCGACACCATGCCGACCGTCCGGCCGTCCCGGTCTTCAATGACCGCGTTGGATGCGCGCAGGATGCGGTGGGTTGCTTTGTTTTTGCCGGCCAATTCAATTTCGGTGACGGATTCGGGAGAGTTTTTGGAAAGCACCAGCGAATGCTCGTCCCTGATGGTTTCCTTCAATGTCCGGCCGATCACAGCCTGGCCTTGCCCGCCCAGCAGTTTTTCGGCGGCC
Proteins encoded in this window:
- a CDS encoding tetratricopeptide repeat protein — protein: MEASEANISRRARELFDKGLVAMERDNLPYAMDMFMAVLETEPRFLKCRKFLRATSIKFMNESKKGGKAFHITAILSNLPALVRGRMALRAGDALRALGIAEKLLRLDPLNMTFVRLLCDAARKAEIQEAAIHTLNVMREYYQQDIGLLYELGNLYLEVNQPDEARKCFESITELRPNDGRALQALKNAMARDTMLKGGWDEAAKDGGSYRSIIKDAKEAAVLEADNKAVRDEQNVELLIRDTEAKVKREPDNINYRRALARLYVQINRFDDAVRMLEEGRRAAGSDPQLDQALTDIKLKQYDAEIAQCKENGDAAGMAAKEKEKRDFHFKSVQTRVARYPNDLPLRFEFGRLLYENDQYNEAIQHFQLAQRNPKFHIQTLYYLGVCFLRKEQFDLAKEQLEKAAEGLTEMNDLKKEIFYQLGALLEKTGDFEQAANRYYKEIYQADIGFRDVAAKIEQSYQKK
- a CDS encoding DMT family transporter, whose amino-acid sequence is MKTIGLLSLLGGVALFSTVEVAAKIIGPNVLPFQMVFLRFFFTGVILLALSLPSFLKSGLELKPRDFGLFAVNGAVGIAVSVSLFHLAILFFEKAASCAVVFSANPIFVIILARFVNNEPWSIPKWTALALGAAGIALFAWESGAFTMQSLAALGIMTVSAAFFALSICISRRLVPRYGVFILMGFSALFGSLLALPFALASFLRHGAGGLIDAWLPVLYLTLVGTTLAYGLYYYGLRHCTAFQAAMMFFLKPVLASVFAAVILREHINSFMVGGGFLIISGLAVMVSGYLLTRREKA
- a CDS encoding response regulator, whose amino-acid sequence is MENKDIRILLIDDEDGFRRPMEFWLKAKGYQVTGVTSGEEGLAEIERERPSIVCLDMKMPGMNGLETLGKIREKDKKLPVIMITAYGTGKDMEEAEGLGVSGFFRKDDDFATAARLIVIALESARTV
- a CDS encoding ATP-binding protein, with protein sequence MTDTVAILNKLFLAMQNVRFYPPDHSLVKESVSSLYTLLNDLLSSGKEFSFGFVEKKLIVNGQPAEADQAQTAGLARQLELLRVDNITIRPGLPPAELHSFLECMTVKPEQLHDTGGMKKILADRGLQHIQANDVAYGRIKGGDAKSGETEKGKENLSEDEAFIRALHMADRRMGAGVPPSAAARPPPRAAGTETGQAAPTADELKELYAIRDRFQEELDRRVRDAVRRYEDKNKRLAFEKDKMDSIMRNVGEGVLVVGNDGNILMANPAAEKLLGGQGQAVIGRTLKETIRDEHSLVLSKNSPESVTEIELAGKNKATHRILRASNAVIEDRDGRTVGMVSVLSDITRMKEVEQLKSAFVANVSHELRSPLAAIQKNLTVILDKTAGEINPSQKEFLTLARENVERLTRLINDLLDISKIEAGKMELKKIRADLAELVRKTAASFSGWFGEKHIASRLDLPPGPVKLELDPDKITQVLNNLLSNALKFTPAGGEVTIKVIAGDPVKVSVTDTGVGIAQKNIYRIFNKFEQIGVSHANNVNGTGLGLPLAKEIVERHGGKMQVESKPGKGSAFSFTLPA